In the genome of Triticum urartu cultivar G1812 chromosome 5, Tu2.1, whole genome shotgun sequence, one region contains:
- the LOC125508360 gene encoding protein TRAUCO, protein MADAAFPSPAMLPPSDSDLLLPPTDAPTPEAAARTPNLPDTPASAADPETPFSDANTASDADVSAVAPLYAAAVDDAEDDGINDPSGAARKHMTLAPPAPPTKKSKKKGGNCVWTRPNSRKGKKKAKPPGHAVAGGAGASGAGRPRPSCGEDEFLLTPAPRLAAERNDDGPELPVLLSRVYKSEKIEVSEDRLTAGSTKGYRMIRATRGIASGAWYFEVKVMHLGSSGATRLGWATNKADIQTPVGCDSFGFSYRSVDGSKVYKAWRDKYANEGYGEGDVLGFYISLPQGELYEPKQPDLVKYKGMPFHAQGLKDEKKTPDPVPGSEIVYFKNGVCQGTAFEDIPGGRYYPAASMYSLPDEPNCEVRFNFGPDFTFFPEDFADRPVPRPMSEVPYQAYELKNEGPAENGNAEKAG, encoded by the exons ATGGCCGACGCCGCCTTTCCCTCTCCCGCGATGTTGCCGCCGTCCGATTCCGACCTGCTCCTGCCGCCCACCGACGCCCCGACCCCCGAAGCCGCCGCCAGGACCCCCAACCTCCCCGACACCCCCGCCTCCGCCGCGGATCCAGAGACCCCCTTCTCCGACGCCAACACCGCCTCCGACGCCGACGTTTCCGCCGTCGCCCCGCTCTACGCGGCGGCCGTGGATGACGCCGAGGACGACGGGATCAACGACCCCTCGGGCGCCGCCAGGAAGCACATGACCCTCGCGCCCCCGGCTCCGCCAACCAAGAAGTCCAAGAAGAAGGGCGGCAACTGCGTCTGGACCAGGCCCAACTCccgcaaggggaagaagaaggccaAGCCGCCCGGCCACGCCGTCGCCGGCGGCGCCGGCGCCAGCGGAGCCGGCCGCCCCAGGCCCTCCTGTGGCGAGGACGAGTTCCTCCTCACCCCGGCACCCCGCCTCGCGGCCGAACGCAACGACGACGGGCCCGAACTGCCTGTGCTCCTCTCGCGTGTCTACAAGTCCGAGAAGATCGAGGTCTCGGAGGATCGCCTAACCGCAGGCAGCACCAAGGGCTACCGCATGATACGTGCCACCCGTGGCATTGCATCCGGTGCTTGGTATTTTGAGGTCAAGGTCATGCACCTTGGTAGCTCCGGCGCCACCCGTCTCGGCTGGGCCACCAACAAGGCTGACATCCAGACACCTGTGGGTTGCGACAGCTTTGGTTTCAGTTACCGCAGCGTTGATGGCTCCAAGGTGTACAAGGCCTGGAGGGACAAGTACGCCAATGAAGGGTATGGTGAAGGAGATGTCCTAGGCTTCTACATTTCTCTGCCTCAGGGCGAGCTGTATGAGCCCAAACAACCTGACCTGGTTAAGTACAAGGGGATGCCTTTCCATGCACAAGGTCTCAAGGATGAGAAAAAGACGCCGGATCCAGTTCCTG GAAGTGAGATAGTTTACTTCAAGAACGGGGTATGCCAAGGCACGGCCTTTGAGGATATTCCTGGAGGGCGCTACTACCCAGCTGCATCAATGTACTCACTGCCTGATGAGCCAAATTGTGAGGTCAGGTTCAACTTTGGGCCTGATTTCACGTTCTTCCCTGAAGACTTCGCAGACCGTCCTGTCCCTCGGCCAATGAGCGAGGTACCTTACCAGGCATATGAGCTGAAGAATGAGGGACCTGCTGAAAATGGTAATGCTGAAAAGGCTGGTTAG